Within the Synergistota bacterium genome, the region TTGAAAGGTTGGTTATTTGTAGAATTTAATTCTACATAATAGAAAGGCTCATTTAAGGTGTAGAGTACTTGAAAGATCATTAAGTAGGTGGTATTCTTTTTATAGAAATTATTTTCCTAATTTTTATGAAAGGAGGGTGATGTAAAAAGGAGGTTTGTAATCTATTTTTAGTTCCATTTTAATTTTCACAGAAGAGGAGGGGTTATGTATGAAAAGGCTTTTATGGTTTTTGGTTACAATGAGTATGGTTTTAGGAGTCTCTATGTCTGTGTGGGCGGCATATCCAGAAAAGCCAGTTACTGTAATTTGTCCATGGGGGGCTGGGGGAGGTACAGATAGACTTGCTCGTTTTTTAGCTGATGAACTCTCAAAGAAATTTGGGCAACCTTTTACAGTCGTTAATAAAACAGGTGGTGGTGGTGCGGTAGGCCATTCTGCTGGTGCCTATGCTCCACCAGATGGATATACTATAACTATAGTAACTTTAGAATTGGCTACGATGCATTGGATGGGGTTAACCGATCTCACTTATGAGGCCTTTGAATATGTTGCTCAAGTTAATGAGGATGCAGCGGGTGTAACTGTCAGAGCTGATGCTCCTTGGAAAACTTTAAAGGAGTTACTAGATGATATAAAGGCTAACCCTGGAAAGTATCTTTTCTCTGGTGTTGCAACGGGTGGAATTTGGGACTTGGCGAGGATTGGTATGCTTCATGCTGCAGGAATACCAGTTGATGCTGTAAAGTGGGTTCCTTCTACAACTGGTGCAGCTCAAGCTCTAACTGAGCTTTTAGGTGGACATATTCATGTAGTAACATGCTCTTTAGCTGAAGCTGCTTCTTACATAAGAAGTGGGCAGGCACGTGCCCTTGCTGTGATGGCTGATGAAAGGTTACCAGCTTTTCCTGATGTCCCAACCTTGAAAGAACAAGGAATTAACTGGAGTGCTGGAACTTGGAGAGGAGTGGGGGTTCCTAAAGGGACGCCTGAGGATATAAGGAAAAAGCTTGAGGATGCTATCATTGAAATAGCCAATTCTGAGGCTTTTAAGAAATTTATGGAAACTAATGGTTTTGGAATAAAGATAAGGAGAGGCGCAGAATTTAAAAAGTTTGTTGCAGAGCAAGATAAAGCCTGGAAGACAGTTCTTGAAATAGGTGGCTTACTTAAGAAGAAATAGATTAATAAGTTGATATATAGGGGTAGGTTCTGTATCAAGGACCTACCCCTATATTTTTAAAGAGAAGGGAGGTTTTTTTCATGGGGATAGGGGATTTGATTCTTGGGATTAGTTGTATAGCTTTATCGATTTTTGTCTTTTACTATTCGAGGTTTTTCCCTAAATATACTTCTGGAGCTCAAGAGCTTCCAGGGCCCAGCTTTTTTCCAAGACTCTTGGCTATTTTTATAATTGCATTTGGAATATACTTTGTAATATATGGCATATATAGAGTTTTGAAGAATAGGGACGAAAGAAGGTCTTTTAATAGCCTTGAATTTAAGGATTTGAGGAGTCTTTTAAGTTATGTGTTAGTTTTATCTACTGGCTTTATAGTTTATCCGGTTCTGAACTTTTTTGGAACCATTGTTGGTTTTACAGTTATTGGAATTTTTCTTATGCGGATATTTAAGGTTAAGTGGATTACGTCTATTATATACTCTTTCGCTATGGCTTTAATTATTAACTGGATATTTAAAGGAATATTTAAGCTTCCGTTACCTGATGATAAAATATTTCTTCTTTTAAGGGGGTAGATCCCTTATGTCTTATTTTTTAAGTATTCTTTCACTTGATGTAATTTTACCTCTTTTTCTTTCCATGGCTTTTGGAATTTTTGTTGGAGCAATGCCTGGTCTTACAGCAACTATGGCGGTAGCCTTAATAATTCCTTTAACTTATTATATGAAGCCTATAGCGGGTCTTAGTAT harbors:
- a CDS encoding tripartite tricarboxylate transporter substrate binding protein yields the protein MKRLLWFLVTMSMVLGVSMSVWAAYPEKPVTVICPWGAGGGTDRLARFLADELSKKFGQPFTVVNKTGGGGAVGHSAGAYAPPDGYTITIVTLELATMHWMGLTDLTYEAFEYVAQVNEDAAGVTVRADAPWKTLKELLDDIKANPGKYLFSGVATGGIWDLARIGMLHAAGIPVDAVKWVPSTTGAAQALTELLGGHIHVVTCSLAEAASYIRSGQARALAVMADERLPAFPDVPTLKEQGINWSAGTWRGVGVPKGTPEDIRKKLEDAIIEIANSEAFKKFMETNGFGIKIRRGAEFKKFVAEQDKAWKTVLEIGGLLKKK
- a CDS encoding tripartite tricarboxylate transporter TctB family protein, with translation MGIGDLILGISCIALSIFVFYYSRFFPKYTSGAQELPGPSFFPRLLAIFIIAFGIYFVIYGIYRVLKNRDERRSFNSLEFKDLRSLLSYVLVLSTGFIVYPVLNFFGTIVGFTVIGIFLMRIFKVKWITSIIYSFAMALIINWIFKGIFKLPLPDDKIFLLLRG